A stretch of the Lolium perenne isolate Kyuss_39 chromosome 3, Kyuss_2.0, whole genome shotgun sequence genome encodes the following:
- the LOC127342746 gene encoding protein ANTAGONIST OF LIKE HETEROCHROMATIN PROTEIN 1: protein MRSPSTARPTTGLGGPAGLATDDDFAFYYSFFQDAAAASPLALDETLAAAMPNTRRRKRGAADDAAAGATNNQDDGPERKRSIAKIITSLAALDAEGHADSAGAADASRRELALLESNADSKSQAMMDYYAKMEGSFHADADSEAAARSRLSASAAATAAVAAVEEAAAAATNTTASASPPRAGHHQRRLWVKDRSQAWWDRCNSPDFPEPEFRRAFRMGRETFDMICDALGAAVAKEDTMLRAAIPVRQRVAVCIWRLATGEPLRLVSKRFGLGISTCHKLVLEVCGAIKSVLMPRFLQWPDEAAAATFKDGFERSFGVPGVIGAMYTTHIPIIAPKISVAAYFNRRHTERNQKTSYSITLQGVVGPDRAFTDVCIGWPGSMPDDQVLEKSMLHQRAAAGMMHDACLVGGASYPLNDWVLVPYTHQNLTWTQHAFNEKVGDIRNVAVDAFARLKTRWACLQKRTEVKLQDLPVVLGACCVLHNICEMRREELEPETPFPLVDDDTTPENPVRSETAKQARDSIAHNLLHRGFAGTTFF from the coding sequence ATGAGATCCCCATCCACCGCCCGCCCCACCACCGGACTAGGTGGACCAGCTGGGCTTGCTACCGACGACGACTTCGCCTTCTACTACTCCTTCTTCcaggacgccgccgccgcctcccccctcgcGCTCGACGAGAccctcgccgccgccatgcctaacACCCGCCGGAGGAAGCGCGGAGCGGCGGacgacgccgccgccggcgcgaCCAACAACCAGGACGACGGGCCGGAAAGGAAGCGCTCCATCGCCAAGATAATCACCTCGCTCGCCGCGCTCGACGCCGAGGGCCACGCCGACAGCGCGGGCGCCGCCGACGCCTCCCGCCGCGAGCTCGCGCTGCTCGAGTCCAACGCCGACAGCAAGTCGCAGGCCATGATGGACTACTACGCCAAGATGGAGGGCAGCTTCCACGCCGACGCCGACTCCGAGGCCGCCGCCCGCTCCCGCCTCTCCGCCTCCGCCGCGGCCACcgcggccgtcgccgccgtcgaggaggccgccgcggccgccaccAACACAACCGCGTCCGCCTCGCCGCCGCGGGCGGGGCACCACCAGCGGCGCCTCTGGGTCAAGGACCGGTCCCAGGCCTGGTGGGACCGCTGCAACAGCCCCGACTTCCCCGAGCCGGAATTCCGCCGCGCCTTCCGGATGGGGCGGGAGACCTTCGACATGATCTGCGACGCGCTGGGGGCCGCCGTCGCCAAGGAGGACACCATGCTGCGCGCCGCCATCCCCGTCCGCCAGCGCGTCGCCGTCTGCATCTGGCGCCTCGCCACGGGCGAGCCGCTCCGGCTCGTCTCCAAGCGCTTCGGCCTCGGCATCTCCACCTGCCACAAGCTCGTGCTCGAGGTCTGCGGCGCCATCAAGTCCGTCCTCATGCCGCGCTTCCTGCAGTGGCCCGACGAGGCCGCCGCGGCCACCTTCAAGGACGGATTCGAGCGCTCCTTCGGCGTCCCGGGCGTCATCGGGGCCATGTACACCACCCACATCCCCATCATCGCGCCCAAGATCTCCGTCGCCGCCTACTTCAACCGCCGCCACACGGAGCGCAACCAGAAGACCTCCTACTCCATCACGCTGCAGGGCGTGGTCGGCCCCGACCGCGCCTTCACCGACGTCTGCATCGGCTGGCCGGGCTCCATGCCCGACGACCAGGTGCTCGAGAAGTCCATGCTGCAccagcgcgccgccgccgggatGATGCACGACGCATGCCTCGTCGGCGGCGCCAGCTACCCGCTCAACGACTGGGTGCTCGTGCCCTACACGCACCAGAACCTCACCTGGACGCAGCACGCATTCAACGAGAAGGTCGGCGACATCCGCAACGTCGCAGTCGACGCCTTCGCGCGACTCAAGACGCGATGGGCCTGCCTCCAGAAGCGCACCGAGGTCAAGCTGCAGGACCTCCCCGTCGTCCTCGGCGCCTGCTGCGTCCTGCACAACATCTGCGAGATGCGCCGGGAGGAGCTCGAGCCGGAGACGCCATtccccctcgtcgacgacgacaccaCGCCGGAGAACCCCGTGCGCTCTGAGACCGCTAAGCAGGCCAGGGACAGCATCGCCCACAACCTCCTGCACCGCGGATTCGCAGGCACCACATTCTTCTGA